One segment of Primulina tabacum isolate GXHZ01 chromosome 14, ASM2559414v2, whole genome shotgun sequence DNA contains the following:
- the LOC142523789 gene encoding uncharacterized protein LOC142523789 codes for MRMNPKEFTGMSDPMVAEGWIKSLEVTFRFMELEDVDRVRCATYLFGGDARLWWEGASVALDLATLSWTRFREVFFSKYFTDDVRLRLTREFWTLRQGDMTVTEFIRKFERACHFVHLIANDEGARLRVAGPTTCEVAVSRALSAEQDQRDIENDRQGKRPFQATHCPPHQQQQQQQHKRPFHGPSRSREQQQGRVVPRRQEYPVCTRINSGKLLDLDRCSNLSGKIFIGGASTNALIDLGATHSFISETFANSIEVKTIGLDVAYSVVVPSGEEMAATSVVRDIDLELHGNLVYADLIVLPMPEFDIILGMDWLHKNRVLIDFQRRSVLVRPLGREQFLFEPYRYFNLPIMLSCIRARKLMHRGCRAFIATIISVPEVPSQSVADVPVVRDFSDVFPDDVSGRPPVREVEFSIDLMPERPEQILDCKEKKLRNKVIKLVKVKWLNHSDEEATWESESEMRSRFPDLFGEF; via the exons ATGAGGatgaacccgaaggagttcactGGGATGTCTGATCCCATggttgctgagggatggattaagtccctagAGGTTACTTTCAGATTTATGGAGCTGGAGGATGTTGACAGGGTCCGCTGTGCGACCTATCTttttggaggagacgcccgtCTATGGTGGGAGGGCGCATCTGTAGCTCTGGATCTAGCTACTCTCAGTTGGACGCGCTTTAGAGAGGTATTCTTCTCTAAGTATTTTACAGATGACGTGCGTTtgaggttgaccagggagttttgGACCCTGAGACAGGGcgacatgactgttacggagtttatccgtaagttcgagagggctTGTCACTTTGTACACCTGATCGCGAACGACGAGGGTGCCAGGCTtag ggttgcTGGCCCTACGACATGTGAGGTCGCCGTCTCTAGAGCTCTTagtgcagagcaggatcagagagATATCGAGAATGACCGCCAGGGTAAGCGGCCATTTCAGGCGACCCACTGCCCTCCtcaccagcagcagcagcagcagcagcataagaggcctttccatggcCCATCAAGGAGCAGagagcagcagcagggacgtgtgGTTCCGAGGAGGCAGGAGTACCCGGTCTGTACCag gaTTAATTCTGGTAAATTATTGGATTTAGATagatgttccaacctttcaggaaaaatatttataggcGGAGCTTCTACGAACGCCTTGATTGATTTAGGggccactcattcattcatatctgagaCCTTTGCAAATTCCATCGAGGTCAAGACGATTGGATTGGATGTGGCGTATTCTGTGGTTGTTCCatctggcgaggagatggcagcgacTAGCGTAGtacgagacatagacctcgagcttcatggaaATCTTGTCTATGCGGATTTGATCGTgctgccaatgccagagttcGATATTatccttgggatggattggctgcACAAGAACAGAGTACTTATTGATTTTCaacggagatctgttctagtccgaccgcttggAAGGGAGCAGTTCCTATTTGAGCCATACAGGTACTTTAATTTGCCTATCATGCTATCTTGTATTcgggctaggaagctcatgcataggggTTGTCGAGCATTCATTGCGACCATTATATCTGTTCCCGAGGTCCCCAGCCAGTCAGTTGCAGATGTCCCAGTTGTCAGGGACTTttcagacgtttttcccgatgacgtctctggtagaCCACCGGTACGAGAGGTTGAGTTTTCgatcgatcttatgccag agagaccagaGCAGATCTTAGACTgtaaggagaagaagcttcggaacaaggtgatcaaaTTAGTGAAGGTcaagtggcttaatcattccgatgaggaagctacttgggagtcagaGTCAGAAATGCGGAGTCGCTTTCCAgatttattcggtgagttctaa